The proteins below come from a single Beutenbergia cavernae DSM 12333 genomic window:
- a CDS encoding GNAT family N-acetyltransferase: protein MTDAAPGAVVVRDATIDDAFAIARVRTRGWQSGYAGIFSAEFLGGLDAEDGGRRLHERMVEHGAAAIPPATANLVAEAGGDVVGWCLLGENRDENLTALRSADPDRLREIYAIYVDPEHWGVGAGRSLMAEALRRTGDAVVTLWVLEANTRARRFYTAAGFAPDGDRELYSTGDQSAWEVRYRREAPPAGPK from the coding sequence ATGACCGACGCCGCCCCTGGCGCCGTCGTCGTCCGCGACGCGACGATCGACGACGCGTTCGCGATCGCGCGTGTGCGCACGCGCGGCTGGCAGTCCGGCTACGCCGGCATCTTCTCCGCGGAGTTCCTCGGCGGCCTCGACGCCGAGGACGGCGGGCGCCGCCTGCACGAGCGCATGGTCGAGCACGGGGCGGCGGCGATCCCCCCGGCGACGGCGAACCTCGTCGCCGAGGCGGGCGGCGACGTCGTCGGCTGGTGCCTGCTCGGCGAGAACCGCGACGAGAACCTGACGGCGCTGCGCTCCGCCGATCCCGACCGCCTGCGCGAGATCTACGCGATCTACGTCGACCCGGAGCACTGGGGCGTGGGCGCCGGACGGTCCCTCATGGCAGAGGCGCTGCGCCGCACCGGGGACGCCGTCGTCACGCTCTGGGTGCTCGAGGCCAACACCCGCGCGCGCCGGTTCTACACGGCTGCCGGCTTCGCACCCGACGGCGACCGTGAGCTGTACTCCACGGGCGACCAGAGCGCGTGGGAGGTCCGCTACCGGCGGGAGGCGCCGCCGGCCGGGCCGAAGTGA
- a CDS encoding thiamine-phosphate kinase: MTHPTAPLDGPGAVVGDLDETGLLELITRRLPHASHTLLGPGDDAAVVAAPDGRVVVTTDVLVEDHHFRRVWSSGADVGWRAAMQNLADVAAMGARPTGLVVALVLPAATPVGWVTAVADGLAQACGPHDVGVVGGDLSAGERIVVAVTAFGDLAGHPPVRRDGARPGDVVVLAGGLGRSAAGLALLEAARREDGAPDLEALDDDPCVHAYRRPDPPLTAGARAALAGATSLLDVSDGLVRDAGRLAAASGVVVDLDSAALVGDHDALAPTADALGARAWDWVLGGGEDHALLGTFPPDAAVPEDFRRIGTVHPADDGAPGVRVDGSPAPVAGWDHFGPAGGASRR; this comes from the coding sequence GTGACCCACCCGACCGCCCCCCTCGACGGCCCCGGCGCCGTCGTCGGCGACCTCGACGAGACCGGCCTGCTCGAGCTCATCACGCGCCGTCTGCCGCACGCGTCGCACACCCTGCTCGGCCCCGGGGACGACGCCGCCGTGGTGGCGGCGCCGGACGGCCGGGTCGTCGTCACGACCGACGTGCTCGTCGAGGACCACCACTTCCGCCGCGTCTGGAGCTCCGGGGCCGACGTCGGCTGGCGGGCGGCCATGCAGAACCTCGCCGACGTCGCGGCGATGGGCGCGCGCCCGACCGGCCTCGTCGTCGCGCTGGTGCTCCCCGCGGCGACGCCGGTCGGCTGGGTCACCGCTGTCGCGGACGGCCTGGCGCAGGCGTGCGGCCCGCACGACGTCGGCGTGGTCGGCGGCGACCTCTCGGCGGGCGAGCGGATCGTCGTCGCCGTGACGGCGTTCGGCGACCTCGCCGGCCACCCGCCTGTGCGCCGTGACGGCGCCCGCCCGGGCGACGTCGTCGTGCTCGCCGGAGGGCTCGGCCGGTCGGCGGCGGGGCTCGCGCTGCTCGAGGCCGCCCGCCGCGAGGACGGCGCGCCCGACCTCGAAGCGCTCGACGACGACCCGTGCGTCCACGCGTACCGGCGGCCCGACCCGCCGCTCACCGCCGGCGCGCGCGCCGCCCTGGCCGGGGCGACGTCGCTCCTCGACGTCAGCGACGGGCTGGTCCGCGACGCGGGCCGCCTGGCCGCGGCGAGCGGCGTCGTCGTCGACCTCGACTCGGCTGCCCTGGTGGGCGACCACGACGCGCTCGCCCCCACGGCGGACGCGCTCGGCGCCCGGGCCTGGGACTGGGTCCTCGGTGGCGGCGAGGACCACGCGCTGCTCGGCACGTTCCCGCCCGACGCGGCCGTCCCGGAGGACTTTCGCCGGATCGGGACCGTGCATCCCGCCGACGACGGCGCCCCGGGCGTCCGGGTGGACGGCTCACCCGCTCCGGTGGCCGGCTGGGATCACTTCGGCCCGGCCGGCGGCGCCTCCCGCCGGTAG
- a CDS encoding D-alanine--D-alanine ligase family protein, protein MSHQRIRVAIVFGGRSGEHAVSAATAAGVLGAIDRGKYDVVPVGITRSGEWVLAADDAGALEIRDGHVPEVDATGDGRLLVPFGSGPAQLVVLSPGAPPNELAGVDVVLPLLHGPFGEDGTIQGMLELAGVPYVGSGVLASAAGMDKHYMKVVLAGAGLPVGPYTVLTPSAWRRDRAACLDQVASLGLPVFVKPARAGSSIGITRVESLDRLVEAIEEAQRHDPKVIVEAAITGREIEVAVLEGRGDEPPRTTMPGEIVVTNAEHGFYDYEAKYFDSAGVDLRCPADLPPGVADEARRLAAEAFDALGCEGLARVDFFYTPSGTLVVNEINTMPGFTPFSMFPLLWERSGVAYPELIDELLQLALARPTGLR, encoded by the coding sequence ATGAGTCACCAGAGGATCCGCGTCGCCATCGTGTTCGGCGGGCGCAGCGGAGAGCACGCCGTCAGCGCCGCGACCGCCGCCGGCGTGCTGGGCGCGATCGACCGCGGGAAGTACGACGTCGTCCCGGTCGGGATCACCAGGTCGGGAGAGTGGGTGCTCGCCGCCGACGACGCCGGTGCGCTCGAGATCCGGGACGGGCACGTCCCGGAGGTGGACGCCACGGGCGACGGGCGCCTCCTCGTGCCGTTCGGGTCCGGCCCGGCGCAGCTCGTCGTGCTCTCACCGGGCGCCCCGCCGAACGAGCTGGCCGGCGTCGACGTCGTCCTCCCGCTCCTGCACGGCCCGTTCGGTGAGGACGGCACCATCCAGGGGATGCTCGAGCTGGCCGGCGTGCCGTACGTCGGGTCGGGCGTGCTCGCGTCCGCGGCGGGGATGGACAAGCACTACATGAAGGTCGTGCTGGCTGGTGCGGGCCTGCCGGTCGGGCCCTACACCGTCCTCACCCCGAGCGCGTGGCGCCGCGATCGTGCCGCGTGCCTCGACCAGGTCGCCTCGCTCGGCCTGCCGGTCTTCGTCAAGCCCGCCCGCGCCGGCTCGAGCATCGGGATCACCCGCGTCGAGAGCCTCGACCGCCTGGTCGAGGCGATCGAGGAGGCGCAGCGGCACGACCCGAAGGTGATCGTCGAGGCGGCGATCACGGGCCGCGAGATCGAGGTCGCCGTCCTGGAGGGCCGCGGCGACGAGCCGCCGCGCACCACGATGCCGGGGGAGATCGTCGTCACCAACGCCGAGCACGGGTTCTACGACTACGAGGCCAAGTACTTCGACTCCGCCGGCGTGGACCTGCGCTGCCCGGCGGACCTCCCGCCCGGCGTCGCGGACGAGGCACGCCGCCTGGCGGCGGAGGCGTTCGACGCGCTCGGCTGCGAGGGTCTGGCGCGCGTCGACTTCTTTTACACGCCGTCGGGCACGCTCGTCGTCAACGAGATCAACACGATGCCCGGGTTCACGCCGTTCTCGATGTTCCCGCTGCTGTGGGAACGTTCGGGCGTCGCCTACCCGGAGCTCATCGACGAGCTGCTCCAGCTCGCCCTCGCCCGGCCCACCGGACTGCGCTGA
- the rpmB gene encoding 50S ribosomal protein L28: MAATCDVCAKHPSFGYSVSHSHVRTKRRWNPNIQKVRTVVNGTPKRLNVCTSCLKAGKVTRAL, translated from the coding sequence GTGGCTGCCACCTGCGACGTCTGCGCCAAGCACCCGAGCTTCGGCTACAGCGTCTCGCACTCGCACGTCCGGACGAAGCGCCGCTGGAACCCGAACATCCAGAAGGTGCGCACGGTCGTGAACGGGACGCCGAAGCGCCTCAACGTCTGCACCTCCTGCCTCAAGGCGGGCAAGGTGACGCGCGCCCTCTAG
- a CDS encoding DUF3515 family protein, producing MARRAVVSVLGGALLASTVLGACASPVGLDPAPDASAPICAEVLRALPGSLAGAERRETTSQASRAWGDPPITLRCGVEPPGPTTDRCITVEAADGTSIDWVVAENDDVGPDAGSGQFAFTTYGRVPAVEVVVPVEYAGDDATSLLLDVGTAVGVIPQDRECLSLDDVS from the coding sequence GTGGCCAGGCGTGCGGTGGTGTCCGTTCTCGGAGGAGCGCTCCTCGCGTCCACGGTGCTCGGCGCCTGCGCGAGCCCGGTCGGCCTCGATCCCGCGCCCGACGCGTCCGCCCCGATCTGCGCCGAGGTGCTGCGCGCGCTGCCGGGCTCGCTCGCGGGCGCCGAGCGACGCGAGACGACGTCGCAGGCCTCGCGCGCGTGGGGCGACCCGCCGATCACGCTGCGCTGCGGCGTCGAGCCCCCCGGGCCCACGACGGACCGCTGCATCACCGTGGAGGCGGCGGACGGCACGTCGATCGACTGGGTGGTCGCGGAGAACGACGACGTCGGTCCGGACGCGGGGAGCGGCCAGTTCGCGTTCACGACCTACGGGCGGGTGCCCGCCGTCGAGGTCGTCGTCCCCGTGGAGTACGCGGGCGACGACGCGACGTCGCTGCTCCTCGACGTCGGGACGGCCGTCGGCGTCATCCCGCAGGACCGCGAGTGCCTGTCGTTGGACGACGTCTCCTAG